One segment of Chloroflexota bacterium DNA contains the following:
- a CDS encoding formate--tetrahydrofolate ligase, whose amino-acid sequence MAYDATKMADWQIAEVAEEKMPTPGEWQQKLGLQKGEVIPYGRIGKLDFLKIIERLKSRPDGKYIDVTAITPTPLGEGKTTSLLGLVEGLGKRKQNVLGCIRQPSGGPTMNIKGTAAGGGNALLIPMTEFSMGLTGDINDLMNAHNLAMVALTSRMMHERNYDDEQLQRLTKMRRLDVDPTRVEFGWIMDFCAQSLRNIIIGLGGRMDGYTMQSKFGIAVSSEIMAMLAIVRDLKDLRERMDKITLAYDKKGKPVTTGDLEVGGAMTAFMRNAINPTLCSTVEYQPVLVHAGPFANIAVGQNSIIADRLALKMADFVVTESGFAADIGFEKFWNVKCRLSGLKPHVAVLVATIRALKMHGGGPKVVAGLPLPDAYTKEDLKTLEKGLGNMLHHINTIKTAGINPVVCINSFHTDTPAEIAMVRKAAEAAGARCAFSSHWANGGDGALELADTVMEACKDKNDFKLLYPNEMKLRDRVEKIAKTVYGADGVAWSPEAEEKAKVFEKDAMYDEYTTMMVKTHLSLTHQPDRKGVPQGWTLPIRDVLLFSGAKFLCPMAGTISLSLMPGTSSDPAFRKIDIDVETGKVRGLF is encoded by the coding sequence GTGGCATACGATGCAACAAAGATGGCAGACTGGCAAATCGCAGAAGTGGCAGAAGAGAAGATGCCAACTCCCGGGGAATGGCAGCAAAAACTGGGGCTGCAAAAGGGTGAGGTCATTCCCTACGGGAGGATAGGTAAGCTCGATTTCCTGAAAATCATCGAGCGCCTCAAGAGCAGGCCTGACGGCAAGTATATCGATGTCACGGCTATCACCCCCACGCCACTGGGTGAGGGCAAAACAACCAGCTTGCTGGGTCTGGTGGAAGGCCTGGGCAAGCGCAAGCAAAATGTGCTCGGTTGTATTCGCCAGCCTTCGGGCGGCCCAACGATGAACATCAAAGGCACCGCTGCTGGCGGTGGTAACGCGCTGCTCATCCCCATGACTGAGTTCTCCATGGGCCTCACCGGTGACATTAATGACCTCATGAACGCCCATAACCTGGCTATGGTGGCTCTTACCTCCAGGATGATGCACGAGCGCAACTACGATGACGAGCAACTGCAACGGCTTACCAAGATGCGCCGCCTGGATGTTGATCCCACCAGGGTGGAGTTCGGCTGGATAATGGATTTCTGTGCCCAGAGTCTGCGCAATATCATCATCGGCCTTGGCGGTCGCATGGATGGTTACACCATGCAGTCGAAGTTCGGCATCGCGGTAAGCTCTGAGATCATGGCCATGCTGGCCATTGTCAGAGACCTGAAGGACCTGCGGGAAAGAATGGACAAAATTACCCTGGCCTATGATAAGAAGGGCAAACCAGTTACCACCGGTGACCTGGAGGTGGGTGGCGCCATGACTGCTTTCATGCGCAACGCCATCAACCCCACCCTGTGCAGTACGGTGGAGTATCAGCCCGTTTTGGTGCATGCCGGGCCCTTCGCCAATATTGCCGTGGGCCAAAACTCAATCATAGCCGACCGCCTGGCTCTAAAGATGGCTGACTTTGTTGTCACCGAGAGCGGCTTCGCGGCCGATATCGGCTTTGAGAAGTTCTGGAATGTCAAGTGCCGTCTGAGCGGCCTCAAACCGCATGTAGCCGTACTGGTGGCCACCATCAGGGCTTTGAAGATGCATGGTGGTGGGCCAAAGGTGGTCGCTGGCCTGCCTTTGCCCGACGCCTACACGAAGGAAGACCTGAAGACCCTGGAGAAGGGTCTCGGCAACATGTTGCACCATATCAATACCATTAAGACCGCGGGTATCAACCCGGTGGTATGCATCAACTCTTTCCACACTGACACTCCAGCGGAGATCGCCATGGTGCGCAAGGCCGCCGAGGCGGCCGGAGCGCGTTGTGCTTTCTCGTCCCACTGGGCCAATGGCGGCGATGGCGCGTTGGAGCTAGCTGATACCGTCATGGAAGCCTGCAAGGACAAGAATGACTTCAAGCTCCTTTATCCCAATGAGATGAAGCTACGGGACAGAGTGGAGAAGATTGCCAAGACAGTCTACGGAGCCGATGGCGTCGCTTGGTCACCAGAGGCCGAGGAGAAGGCCAAGGTGTTTGAGAAAGATGCCATGTATGATGAGTACACGACGATGATGGTGAAGACGCACCTGAGCTTGACCCATCAGCCTGACCGCAAGGGTGTGCCCCAGGGCTGGACCCTTCCCATCCGTGATGTTTTGCTATTCTCCGGTGCTAAGTTCCTTTGCCCCATGGCCGGCACCATCAGCCTGAGCCTGATGCCCGGGACCAGCTCCGACCCGGCATTCAGGAAAATCGATATAGACGTGGAGACAGGGAAGGTGCGGGGACTGTTCTAG
- a CDS encoding bifunctional 5,10-methylene-tetrahydrofolate dehydrogenase/5,10-methylene-tetrahydrofolate cyclohydrolase — MVAEIISGTKVAEEIRAELAQKVKELRKKGITPGLAMVRVGEAPASVSYVSGKTKASEELGIYSETTVYPENTTEKQLLAKVQELNKDPKFHGILVQLPLPKHINADNVLDAIDPKKDVDGFHPVNVGKLLIGNPYFMPCTPHGVQELLVRSGNSPEGKHVVVCGRSNIVGKPVMAILMQKQKGANATVTVVHTGTKNMASIVRLGDIVIAAMGAPRVITADMIKEGAVVIDVGVNRIPDPTKKAGFRLVGDVDFDAASQKAKAITPVPGGVGPMTVTMLMANTVRAAEMQAK; from the coding sequence ATGGTGGCAGAGATAATAAGTGGTACTAAGGTTGCTGAAGAGATCCGTGCTGAGTTGGCCCAGAAGGTAAAGGAGCTCAGAAAGAAGGGAATAACCCCGGGGCTGGCCATGGTGCGGGTAGGGGAGGCCCCAGCCTCAGTGTCCTATGTATCTGGTAAGACCAAGGCCAGCGAGGAACTGGGAATCTACTCCGAGACAACAGTATATCCCGAAAACACGACAGAGAAGCAACTCTTGGCCAAAGTACAGGAGTTGAACAAGGACCCCAAGTTCCATGGCATCCTGGTGCAGCTCCCCTTGCCAAAGCACATCAATGCTGACAATGTCCTGGATGCTATCGATCCTAAGAAAGACGTGGATGGCTTCCATCCGGTCAACGTCGGGAAACTGCTCATAGGTAATCCCTATTTCATGCCTTGCACGCCACACGGTGTCCAGGAGCTACTGGTTCGCAGCGGGAACAGCCCTGAAGGGAAGCACGTGGTGGTCTGCGGGCGGAGCAACATAGTGGGCAAGCCGGTGATGGCTATCCTGATGCAAAAACAGAAGGGGGCCAACGCCACCGTAACTGTGGTGCATACGGGAACGAAGAATATGGCCTCCATTGTCAGACTGGGAGATATCGTAATCGCTGCCATGGGCGCTCCCAGGGTGATAACGGCGGACATGATCAAAGAAGGGGCCGTGGTGATTGACGTTGGGGTAAACCGTATTCCCGACCCCACCAAGAAAGCCGGATTCAGGCTGGTGGGGGATGTAGACTTTGATGCCGCCAGTCAGAAGGCGAAAGCCATCACACCAGTACCAGGAGGTGTCGGCCCCATGACCGTTACCATGCTGATGGCTAACACGGTCAGGGCAGCAGAGATGCAGGCAAAATAG
- the argJ gene encoding bifunctional glutamate N-acetyltransferase/amino-acid acetyltransferase ArgJ: MKPGMSRCTPIPDGTVTSPEGFLAGAHYCGIKTRGNGALDLAILYSEVPCVAAGVFTTNKVKAAPVLLSQDSLTAGIAQAVVVNSGCANACTGRQGLADCAEMADLAARKLGIPPQAVLVASTGVIGVPLAMERIRSGIEAIALSREGGHQLAKAIMTTDTFPKEIAVSVRIGGKDVTIGGVAKGAGMIHPDMATLLSFITANVALDAALARAALRQAVDDSFNMISVDGDTSTNDTVLLLASGLAGNEPLRAGTPEAALFQDALGQVCLYLAKCIARDGEGATKLFEVKVEGAVTLREARLAARTITSSPLVKAALHGSDPNWGRIMAALGRSGAEIDPSQVELYLKELCLLRAGCPVPFDQAEARKMLSEAEVQIRVCLNLGRESATAWGCDLSEEYVTINSAYVT; this comes from the coding sequence ATGAAGCCAGGGATGTCCAGATGCACGCCTATTCCCGATGGAACGGTCACCTCACCAGAGGGTTTCCTGGCCGGTGCTCATTATTGTGGGATCAAGACCCGGGGAAATGGTGCTTTAGATCTGGCTATCCTTTACTCAGAGGTTCCGTGCGTCGCAGCGGGCGTCTTTACCACCAACAAGGTCAAAGCGGCTCCCGTCCTCCTGTCACAAGACAGTTTAACCGCCGGCATAGCACAGGCAGTAGTAGTCAATTCAGGCTGTGCCAATGCTTGCACCGGACGCCAGGGACTGGCTGACTGCGCTGAGATGGCTGACCTGGCTGCCAGGAAGCTGGGAATACCGCCGCAGGCAGTGCTGGTGGCCAGCACCGGCGTGATCGGTGTGCCTTTAGCTATGGAACGCATCCGCAGTGGAATTGAGGCGATCGCTCTCTCCCGCGAAGGAGGACACCAACTAGCGAAGGCAATCATGACCACTGATACTTTTCCCAAAGAAATAGCTGTCAGCGTTAGAATTGGCGGAAAGGACGTCACCATTGGGGGTGTGGCCAAGGGGGCGGGGATGATTCACCCCGACATGGCTACTCTGCTATCATTTATTACCGCTAACGTCGCTTTGGATGCTGCGCTGGCACGAGCCGCCTTGCGACAGGCTGTGGATGATTCGTTCAATATGATTTCGGTTGACGGTGATACCAGCACCAATGACACGGTATTGTTGCTCGCCAGCGGGCTGGCCGGCAATGAGCCGCTCCGGGCTGGTACACCCGAGGCGGCATTGTTTCAGGATGCACTTGGCCAGGTCTGCCTCTATCTGGCCAAGTGCATCGCCCGTGATGGAGAGGGGGCGACCAAGCTTTTCGAAGTCAAGGTTGAAGGGGCTGTTACTCTGAGGGAGGCTCGCCTCGCTGCCCGTACCATAACCAGCTCTCCCCTGGTAAAGGCCGCACTGCACGGGAGTGATCCCAACTGGGGCCGGATCATGGCTGCCCTGGGTCGAAGTGGGGCTGAGATAGACCCGTCGCAGGTTGAGCTGTACCTAAAGGAGTTGTGTCTTCTGAGAGCGGGGTGCCCCGTGCCTTTTGACCAGGCGGAGGCGAGGAAGATGCTCAGCGAGGCTGAGGTTCAGATCAGGGTGTGCCTCAACTTGGGCAGAGAATCGGCGACTGCTTGGGGTTGCGACCTATCAGAGGAGTATGTGACCATTAACAGCGCCTACGTCACCTAA
- a CDS encoding DUF1284 domain-containing protein: MPDKHHDKLLKLRPHHICCMPFLSFDSDNLNRKFLQVLTEVKQKLMSDLDLAVTVIEGVDDVCRACPSCIEGQCDSPHIKEEMVRRVDDFLLGDLEKSYGETLKVSQWRSVIADKWPYRLCRMCRWRAYCGL; this comes from the coding sequence ATGCCTGATAAACATCACGACAAGCTGTTGAAACTACGTCCCCACCATATATGCTGCATGCCATTTCTTAGCTTTGACAGCGATAATCTGAACCGCAAATTCCTTCAGGTTTTAACGGAAGTAAAGCAAAAACTAATGTCTGACCTTGATCTAGCTGTGACCGTCATCGAGGGTGTGGACGATGTCTGCCGGGCCTGTCCTTCCTGTATTGAAGGCCAATGCGATAGCCCGCACATCAAGGAGGAGATGGTCAGGAGAGTAGATGATTTCCTACTCGGTGATTTGGAGAAGTCCTACGGAGAGACTTTGAAGGTCAGCCAATGGCGGTCTGTGATCGCTGACAAATGGCCTTATCGCCTGTGCCGCATGTGCCGGTGGAGAGCCTATTGCGGCCTTTAG
- a CDS encoding GAF domain-containing protein has translation MIMVALPIQQEQRRCPMKQGEKTYYQSLYKLAATLNSARSPQRIVQSIVEDVAKAMDAKGCSLLLLTPDKKVLLRTASYGLSDWYVRKGPVSADKSMAETLQGKPVAVFDATTDDRVQYRKQVKQEGIASILSVAVKLREEVVGVMRVYTSEPRHFTDADIDFATAAASFGAIALESARFYETLQKDYETFVEEMLQWRADLGYEWMIEESGVPAKEPGPLIPPGG, from the coding sequence ATGATTATGGTAGCCCTTCCAATTCAACAAGAGCAAAGGAGGTGCCCAATGAAGCAAGGCGAAAAGACCTATTATCAGAGCCTATACAAGCTGGCAGCGACATTGAACTCAGCTCGTTCCCCTCAGCGAATTGTTCAATCTATTGTTGAGGACGTGGCAAAGGCTATGGACGCGAAAGGCTGTTCACTGCTGCTGCTCACGCCAGACAAAAAGGTGCTGCTTCGTACCGCGTCCTACGGGTTAAGTGATTGGTACGTCAGAAAAGGTCCGGTATCGGCCGACAAAAGCATGGCCGAAACGCTTCAGGGCAAACCGGTGGCTGTCTTCGATGCTACAACAGATGATAGGGTTCAGTATCGAAAGCAGGTCAAGCAGGAGGGTATAGCTTCCATTCTGAGTGTAGCGGTCAAACTGAGAGAAGAGGTGGTCGGTGTTATGCGAGTTTACACTTCTGAGCCCCGTCACTTTACTGATGCTGATATTGATTTTGCCACTGCGGCGGCCAGCTTCGGTGCCATTGCCTTGGAAAGTGCCAGGTTTTACGAAACCCTTCAGAAAGACTATGAGACCTTTGTGGAGGAGATGCTGCAATGGCGTGCTGATTTGGGTTATGAGTGGATGATTGAGGAATCTGGCGTTCCTGCAAAAGAACCGGGACCTCTCATACCCCCCGGAGGATAA